In a single window of the Thermotoga sp. KOL6 genome:
- a CDS encoding GntR family transcriptional regulator: MWFKINFHSSKPIYEQIKDRIKLLILSGKLKEGEFVPSIRSLAEDLGVNLNTVSRAYRELVQEGILEVKRGEGYVVTRVDKKKIQMQLEEELIKVLRDCKRAGIPFERVQKLIEIVYRGEKTCLE; the protein is encoded by the coding sequence TTGTGGTTCAAAATAAATTTCCACTCCTCAAAGCCAATATACGAGCAGATAAAAGATAGAATAAAACTTCTTATTCTCTCCGGAAAATTAAAAGAAGGCGAATTTGTCCCTTCCATAAGATCCCTCGCAGAAGATCTGGGTGTGAACTTGAACACCGTTTCACGCGCTTACAGGGAACTCGTTCAGGAAGGAATTTTAGAGGTAAAAAGAGGAGAAGGATACGTTGTCACCAGAGTGGACAAAAAGAAAATACAAATGCAATTGGAAGAAGAACTCATAAAAGTCTTGAGAGATTGCAAAAGAGCAGGTATCCCTTTCGAGAGGGTTCAGAAATTGATAGAAATAGTCTACAGGGGTGAGAAAACATGCTTAGAGTAA
- a CDS encoding DUF1923 family maltosyltransferase, with amino-acid sequence MILKEINSFCKGRVTGRRLYAVPKLWVPKFFKKFDEKSGKYFVDPYEFGAEITDWILSQSEGLDYSQPLSFLKGERAPNWVRESIVYGSLPRTTVAYNHKGSGYYEEDDALGFREAGTFFKMILLLPFIKSLGVNTIYLLPVSKMSDLFKKGSAPSPYAVRNPMELDERYHDPLLEGFGVDEEFKAFVEACHILGIRVILDFIPRTAARDSDLIKEHPDWFYWIRVEELADYAPPRAEELPFKVPDEDELEIVYGKESVKKHLRKFSLPPNLVNPEKWEKIKEAKENILEAIIREFGLITPPGFSDLINDPQPTWDDVTFLRLYLDHPKASKKFVSPNQPPYVLYDVIKASKFPGEEPNRELWEYLAGVIPHYQKRFGIDGARLDMGHALPKELLDLIIKNVKDYDPAFVMIAEELDMEKDKAAKESGYDVILGSSWYFVSRLNEMKKILEVSEKLVLPFLASVETPDTPRITTRKYGSRLKRLSPFITYFLPNSIPYVNTGQEIGEKQPMNLGLDTDPNLRKVLSPTDEFFGRLAFFDQYALHWDNPDKGVLEFIRRLIDVRNQFTDMMIEGEYQNLSDDELLMFSYQKEKRKLIVAANIGNSQKTLRISGLVWRGRMWEKKRKVTLKPLEFALIFQS; translated from the coding sequence GTGATTCTAAAAGAAATAAATAGCTTCTGTAAAGGGAGAGTTACAGGAAGACGTCTTTACGCTGTCCCAAAATTGTGGGTTCCGAAATTCTTTAAAAAATTTGATGAAAAATCAGGTAAGTACTTTGTGGATCCTTACGAATTTGGTGCGGAAATTACAGATTGGATACTATCCCAATCTGAAGGATTAGATTATTCTCAACCTCTTTCGTTTCTGAAAGGAGAGAGAGCTCCCAATTGGGTGAGAGAATCAATCGTCTATGGCTCTCTCCCGAGAACAACAGTCGCCTACAATCATAAAGGCTCTGGGTACTACGAAGAAGATGATGCGCTCGGTTTTCGCGAAGCGGGAACGTTTTTCAAGATGATACTTCTTCTTCCATTCATCAAGAGCCTTGGTGTGAACACCATATATCTTCTCCCGGTGAGTAAAATGAGTGATTTGTTTAAGAAAGGAAGTGCCCCGTCACCTTACGCTGTGAGAAATCCGATGGAACTGGATGAAAGATACCACGATCCTCTTCTTGAAGGTTTCGGTGTGGATGAAGAGTTTAAAGCTTTTGTGGAAGCATGTCACATCTTAGGAATCAGAGTCATTCTTGATTTCATCCCTCGAACTGCTGCGAGAGATTCCGATCTTATAAAGGAACATCCGGATTGGTTCTATTGGATAAGAGTTGAGGAGTTGGCGGATTATGCTCCTCCGCGCGCGGAAGAACTTCCTTTCAAAGTCCCAGATGAGGATGAACTGGAGATAGTGTATGGTAAGGAAAGTGTAAAAAAGCATCTTCGGAAGTTTTCTCTTCCACCAAATCTGGTGAACCCTGAAAAATGGGAAAAGATAAAAGAAGCCAAAGAAAACATATTGGAAGCCATCATTAGAGAATTTGGTCTCATCACACCTCCAGGATTTTCTGATTTGATAAACGATCCGCAACCGACTTGGGACGATGTTACTTTCTTGAGATTGTATCTGGATCACCCAAAAGCGTCGAAGAAGTTTGTCAGTCCCAATCAACCTCCTTATGTTCTGTACGATGTGATAAAAGCGAGTAAATTTCCGGGAGAGGAGCCCAACAGAGAACTTTGGGAATATCTGGCAGGAGTGATACCGCATTACCAGAAAAGATTTGGAATAGATGGTGCAAGACTGGATATGGGACATGCTCTTCCAAAGGAACTGCTCGATCTCATAATAAAGAACGTGAAAGATTACGATCCCGCCTTCGTGATGATAGCCGAAGAACTCGATATGGAAAAGGATAAAGCAGCCAAAGAATCAGGATACGATGTAATCTTGGGAAGCAGTTGGTACTTTGTTAGCAGATTGAACGAGATGAAGAAAATTCTTGAAGTTTCGGAAAAACTTGTCTTACCTTTTTTAGCGTCTGTTGAGACACCAGATACGCCCCGCATAACGACGAGAAAGTATGGTTCGCGATTGAAGAGATTGTCTCCTTTTATAACATACTTCTTACCAAATTCAATACCTTATGTGAATACGGGACAGGAGATAGGGGAGAAACAACCGATGAATCTCGGACTCGATACTGATCCTAATTTGAGAAAGGTTTTGTCACCAACTGATGAGTTCTTTGGAAGACTAGCCTTCTTCGATCAATACGCTCTTCATTGGGACAACCCAGATAAAGGAGTTTTAGAATTCATTAGAAGATTGATAGATGTGAGAAATCAATTTACAGATATGATGATTGAAGGGGAATATCAGAATCTCTCAGACGATGAACTTTTGATGTTCTCTTATCAAAAAGAGAAGAGGAAATTGATCGTTGCTGCAAACATAGGGAACTCACAAAAAACTCTAAGGATCAGCGGATTAGTTTGGAGAGGAAGAATGTGGGAAAAGAAAAGAAAGGTAACACTCAAACCACTAGAATTCGCCCTCATTTTCCAATCTTGA
- the ylqF gene encoding ribosome biogenesis GTPase YlqF: MNWYPGHIEKAKRRIRELLRMVDTVLEVRDARAPFATSAYGIDFSKKDSIIILNKVDIADETVTKKWASFLTAQGKRVVTTYKDEPRKVLLKKLSIERTAKILVVGVPNTGKSTIINKLKGKKSSTVGAQPGVTRGIQWFSLENGAKILDTPGVLYKNIFNKDLAAKLLLVGSLPIERVEDFTILERAYDIFRRVQYLEEDFNTFFENFAKRRGFLKKGGIPDLERAINVFFTEVSQGKIGRLSFERPDEISRLENEGEF, from the coding sequence GTGAATTGGTACCCTGGTCACATCGAAAAGGCAAAACGGCGAATTAGAGAACTGTTGAGAATGGTGGATACCGTTTTGGAGGTCCGAGATGCCCGGGCCCCTTTTGCTACATCCGCTTACGGGATAGATTTTTCGAAAAAAGATTCCATAATCATTTTGAACAAAGTAGATATCGCCGATGAAACGGTGACGAAGAAATGGGCATCGTTCCTCACGGCCCAAGGGAAAAGAGTTGTCACTACCTATAAAGATGAGCCCAGAAAGGTACTCTTGAAGAAGCTCTCTATCGAAAGAACCGCAAAAATCTTGGTTGTAGGTGTTCCAAATACAGGGAAGTCGACGATCATAAACAAACTGAAAGGGAAAAAATCGAGTACAGTTGGTGCTCAACCCGGTGTGACTCGCGGCATTCAGTGGTTCTCTCTCGAAAATGGTGCAAAGATATTGGACACCCCTGGTGTACTTTACAAAAACATTTTCAACAAAGATCTTGCCGCAAAGCTTCTACTCGTTGGAAGTTTACCCATTGAACGTGTGGAAGATTTCACGATTTTGGAAAGGGCTTATGACATATTCAGAAGAGTTCAGTACCTCGAGGAGGATTTCAATACTTTCTTTGAAAATTTTGCAAAAAGAAGGGGATTCCTCAAGAAAGGAGGAATCCCCGATTTAGAGAGAGCTATCAACGTTTTTTTCACAGAAGTATCTCAAGGAAAAATTGGACGTCTTTCTTTCGAACGACCTGACGAAATTTCAAGATTGGAAAATGAGGGCGAATTCTAG
- a CDS encoding phospho-sugar mutase: protein MILFGTGGIRGIMREGEFDEETVKRASLSTALWMKERNLKSVVIAYDTRRNSRKFAELAGKVFAGEGIEAYVFSEPTPTPVLSYAVRSMKAGAGVVITASHNPPEYNGYKVYTWDGVQAIPKYTDEITEIYKKVDTSAVKERNFKTVPPEIKESYIEKIVEMLSKLPRKSNLDIAYSPLHGTGANYVPEVLKRLGFTVRLVEEQMKPDPNFSTVPTPNPEEDDALILLNKKQATLGLATDPDCDRVGVVYRGKRLTGNQVGVLLTDFLLEHIKVDNPLIIKTIVTTDMVRPICEEKRAFLEETPTGFKFIGYLIEEHQKKGDRNFVFGFEESCGYLMGDHARDKDGVVGSALSAVAFSNYDPYEKLEELYKRYGYYMEKLINFKFDNVDRAIEIYRSLKNRSDIIDYSKGYNNVIPNETVAFVFEKSRIFVRPSGTEPKLKVYIHVKGDTKEEAESLIAENEKKIKEILGL from the coding sequence ATGATCCTATTTGGAACGGGTGGTATTCGCGGGATCATGAGGGAAGGCGAGTTCGATGAAGAAACTGTGAAAAGAGCCTCACTGAGTACCGCCCTCTGGATGAAAGAACGAAACTTGAAAAGTGTGGTGATAGCTTACGATACGAGGAGAAACTCCAGAAAATTCGCGGAGCTTGCAGGGAAGGTTTTCGCAGGTGAAGGAATAGAGGCTTATGTGTTTTCTGAACCAACACCAACTCCCGTTCTTTCCTATGCTGTTAGAAGCATGAAAGCGGGGGCTGGTGTTGTTATCACAGCGAGTCACAATCCTCCTGAGTACAACGGATACAAAGTGTACACATGGGATGGTGTACAGGCTATTCCAAAGTATACTGATGAAATCACAGAGATTTATAAAAAGGTAGATACCTCTGCAGTGAAAGAAAGAAACTTCAAAACAGTTCCTCCTGAGATTAAGGAGAGTTACATAGAAAAAATTGTAGAGATGCTCTCTAAACTTCCTAGAAAATCGAATCTCGATATTGCCTATTCTCCACTTCATGGAACGGGTGCAAATTATGTTCCCGAAGTCCTCAAGAGACTCGGATTCACCGTGAGACTCGTCGAGGAACAAATGAAACCGGATCCCAATTTTTCCACCGTCCCAACACCAAACCCGGAAGAGGATGATGCCCTCATATTGCTGAACAAAAAACAAGCAACTTTAGGACTCGCTACGGATCCAGATTGCGATAGAGTGGGAGTGGTTTACAGGGGGAAAAGACTCACAGGAAATCAAGTGGGAGTACTTCTCACAGACTTTCTCCTTGAACACATAAAAGTGGATAATCCTCTGATCATAAAGACGATAGTAACCACGGATATGGTTAGGCCCATTTGTGAAGAAAAAAGAGCCTTTCTTGAAGAAACTCCGACAGGGTTCAAGTTCATTGGATACTTGATAGAAGAGCACCAAAAGAAAGGTGATAGAAACTTCGTTTTTGGTTTTGAAGAAAGTTGTGGATACTTGATGGGCGATCATGCGAGAGACAAAGATGGCGTAGTGGGAAGTGCTCTCTCTGCGGTGGCATTCAGCAATTATGATCCCTATGAAAAACTCGAAGAATTATACAAAAGGTACGGATACTACATGGAAAAACTCATAAATTTCAAATTTGACAACGTCGATAGAGCGATCGAGATATACCGTTCTTTGAAAAATCGCAGTGATATAATTGACTATTCCAAGGGGTACAACAATGTCATACCGAACGAAACTGTCGCATTCGTCTTTGAGAAAAGTAGAATTTTTGTGAGACCCTCGGGAACAGAACCGAAACTTAAGGTTTACATACACGTGAAAGGAGATACAAAAGAAGAAGCGGAATCTCTTATAGCAGAGAACGAGAAAAAAATTAAGGAGATATTGGGACTGTGA
- a CDS encoding TIGR03960 family B12-binding radical SAM protein produces the protein MILRFLNETLPWVRKPSRYIGKEINCVIKDPGEVSLRMALVFPDTYEIGTSNYGLEVLYHILNNQPDVWAERSYLPWVDMIEKMKEKGVPLYTMESYTPLYQMDAVGISLEYELSYTNVVEVLKLSKIPLFFWERKKEDPIVLGGGPCSSNPEPVYGLFDAILIGDGEEAILEIVQVLKETKGEKRDTILKELSKIEGVYVPAFYKQKEQKIVPISPDFPEKIRRRIVRNLDDQPVPIKKILPNTESVHDRAVIEIARGCTRGCRFCHASIFYRPVRERSLDNILRNVEAMLKHTGYEEVSLLSLSTMDHSQIGEIVSELLNRYSEKKIAISIPSTRMDRFGVEVASKIASVRKTGLTFAPEAATQRLRNIINKNIEEHDIVSTLEAAKKAGWRRVKLYFMIGLPGESEKDLEEMVYLLQKVKRMGFKEVTASVSVFVPKPHTPFQFVRQITPEEAEERFRVIKKAKRVAKISYHDPRMSFLEGIFSRGDRNLLNLIVRANELGALFDEWSEQFNFDVWLKAFDITGVDPMHYLRERKLEEGLPWDHIDMGVTKEFLREEFKKALAGETTEDCRWNKCYLCGVCYRLNVKNILSGGDKDDPIWNGWYSRDHEGRRVR, from the coding sequence TATGGATTGGAAGTTCTGTACCATATCTTGAACAATCAACCTGACGTCTGGGCAGAAAGGAGCTATCTCCCGTGGGTCGATATGATAGAAAAGATGAAAGAAAAAGGTGTTCCCCTTTACACTATGGAATCCTATACACCTCTTTATCAAATGGATGCCGTAGGAATTTCTCTGGAGTACGAACTCTCTTATACCAACGTTGTGGAAGTTTTGAAGCTCTCTAAAATCCCCCTATTCTTTTGGGAAAGAAAAAAAGAAGATCCTATTGTTCTCGGTGGAGGCCCTTGTTCTTCAAATCCTGAACCAGTTTACGGTCTTTTTGATGCAATTCTCATCGGTGATGGAGAGGAAGCCATTCTCGAAATTGTACAAGTTTTGAAAGAAACAAAAGGTGAAAAAAGAGATACTATTTTGAAAGAATTATCAAAGATAGAAGGTGTCTACGTTCCTGCCTTTTACAAACAAAAAGAACAAAAGATCGTACCCATCTCACCCGACTTCCCAGAGAAGATCAGAAGAAGGATAGTGAGGAATCTAGACGATCAACCTGTACCTATTAAGAAAATTCTTCCAAATACGGAATCTGTACACGATAGGGCCGTGATAGAAATCGCCCGTGGATGCACTCGAGGATGCAGATTCTGTCATGCTAGTATTTTTTACAGACCGGTGCGTGAAAGATCCCTCGATAATATTTTGAGAAATGTTGAAGCGATGTTAAAACACACAGGATACGAAGAAGTATCACTCCTTTCACTCTCGACGATGGATCATTCACAAATAGGGGAGATCGTCTCTGAACTTTTGAACAGATATTCAGAAAAGAAAATCGCTATCTCAATCCCTTCAACAAGAATGGACAGATTCGGTGTGGAAGTCGCTTCCAAGATAGCTTCTGTGAGAAAAACAGGCCTTACATTCGCTCCAGAAGCAGCCACTCAACGGCTAAGAAACATCATAAACAAGAACATAGAAGAACACGATATCGTTTCAACGTTAGAAGCAGCGAAAAAAGCTGGATGGCGAAGAGTGAAACTCTACTTCATGATAGGATTACCAGGTGAGAGTGAAAAAGACCTTGAGGAAATGGTGTACCTTCTCCAAAAGGTGAAGAGAATGGGTTTCAAAGAGGTAACAGCATCCGTATCTGTTTTCGTTCCAAAACCCCATACACCATTCCAATTTGTTAGACAAATTACACCCGAAGAAGCAGAAGAAAGGTTCAGAGTGATAAAAAAGGCAAAGAGGGTTGCAAAGATATCGTATCACGATCCAAGAATGAGTTTTCTCGAAGGAATATTTTCAAGAGGAGATCGCAACTTATTGAATCTCATAGTACGAGCAAATGAACTCGGTGCTTTGTTCGACGAATGGAGTGAACAGTTCAATTTTGATGTTTGGCTTAAAGCGTTTGATATCACCGGAGTAGATCCTATGCACTATCTCAGAGAGAGAAAATTGGAAGAAGGGCTACCATGGGATCACATAGACATGGGTGTCACAAAAGAGTTTCTTAGAGAAGAATTCAAAAAGGCTTTGGCTGGAGAAACAACAGAGGACTGTAGATGGAATAAATGTTACCTATGTGGAGTCTGCTACAGGCTCAATGTGAAAAACATTCTCTCCGGAGGTGATAAAGATGATCCTATTTGGAACGGGTGGTATTCGCGGGATCATGAGGGAAGGCGAGTTCGATGA